The following is a genomic window from Takifugu rubripes chromosome 13, fTakRub1.2, whole genome shotgun sequence.
TCAGTATGTGTGAAGCCCCCCCTGGCATGAGTGCGAGCAGCACTTAcaccaccctaacccccctGCAGCCCTTACCCCCCATCTCGACCGTGTCGGACAAGTTTCctccacatcaccaccaccaccatcatccccatcatcctcaccaccctCATCCCCACCAGAGAATCCCCGGAAATGTCAGCGGTAGTTTCACGTTAATGCGGGAGGATCGGAGTCTGGCGCCTATGAACAGTCTGTATCCCGCATATCATCACAAGGATCCCTGCATGGGCCAGAGCCTCTCCCCGTTGTCTGGATCGGGTCTGGCCAGCATACACACGAGCCAGGCAGGAATCCCTCCCTACGCTCATCCCGGTGCCGCCATTCCCGGTGAGAAGATGCTCACTCCCAGTGGGTTTGAGGCTCACCACCCGGCCATGCTGGGCAGACACACGGAGCAGCACATGAGCTCCTCGGCGGGCATGGTACAAATCAACGGCCTCCATCACCACCCGCACGCCCACCTCGGTGCGCAGGGACACGGCCAGGGGCTGGGGAACGGCCGGGAGCAGGCCTCGGGGCACGGGCAGCAAGGGGGCGGCGGTGGAGTGGGCGTTTCTGGGGGGCAAATGGAGGAGGTGAATACCAAAGAAGTGGCGCAAAGAATCACCACGGAGCTGAAGCGCTACAGCATCCCTCAGGCCATCTTTGCCCAGCGAGTCCTGTGCAGGTCCCAGGGGACCCTGTCCGACCTACTAAGGAACCCCAAACCCTGGTCCAAGCTCAAGTCCGGCAGAGAGACCTTCCGCCGCATGTGGAAATGGCTGCAGGAGCCTGAGTTCCAACGCATGAGCGCGCTCAGGCTCGCAGGTGAGCGAAGCCTCGGTAAAGCCCCCTTTTTGTTTTATCCTCTGAATGTTGTGTCGAGACTATGGACCGGATCATTAGCCCCTAATGCTACCGTGGAATATATCAAGAGAGATTGGAATAAATTTAGATTCATGCTTTCTTTCTAAGAGATTTTGCCCGCCCAAAACATTAGTGTTATTTCTAAACCTCACGGTAGCACTCGGGACAAATGTTCCCCCAACACCGGCAGGGCAACATCATGTGTCCAGTTATTTTTTAGAAATGGCTTCGAAAATtgtttataaaaaagaaaaaaacaccccGCTCTCCCTAAAGTTGACAAAAGCCTCACCAAACAGACGTTTCTGCCCCAATTTGGCATCCTGACATCGATACGCGCAGCTGTCGGTCTCCGCACTGATTTTCGGGGTTGTGTGAAACGAGCGTTCGTGTCATTTTACCTCAAATTATCGACCTCGGGACTGCGAGCGGAAGTCGATCCTCTGCCCAGAAATCGTTaggaatgtgtttattttggtgtAGATGCAACTGATCGGTCCTTTTGGCTTTGTCCTGGATGTAAACACTATGAGGACGAgatgtgtgtgcgagtgtgtgtgtgagtgtgtgtgtgagtgtgagtgtgagtgtgagtgagtgtgtgtgtgtgtgtgtgtgtgtgtgtgtgtgtgtgtgtgtgtgtgtgtgtgtgtgtgtgtgtgttgtttatatgctagaaaatgacatttgaaaGTCAAAAACGGCGTGAAATGAGTTTTGCATAACGTGTGATTGGACAGAGGGAGGACACGTGTTTCTGTTTGGGACTAAACTCAGCCTGACTCGGCTCCTCATTAACTGTTGGACCTCTGTATTAATTTGTCCCTGAGGTACACACGAGTCAATTAGGACGCGTAATGAGGCCCAGATCGCACGTGTGCGTTCGCATGCACCCTGCACAGGATATTTGTGAACGTTTGCAGACCTGATCAATGACGTGCAAATGGGCTTGTTGGCGGGTGCAAACGCGAGGCTGCAGCCACGCTGCCTTGCGTTCAGTTGCGAGGCACTCAAATGCAATATTTTTTGCAGTTTCAAAcatgtgtgagtgcgtgtgtgtgtgtgcgtgtgtgtgtgtgctttaaagctttcaaaacttCATAAAATGATATTTAAAAGGACATTTAGCAAACTGTGCCGTCAGTGTTTTTGAAGCAAATTATTTGCAATGGTTACCACGAGGATTCTCCAACATTTTCAAATTTCGTGTCAACCAAATTCATCCTTTCTTGAACGGACAATCAGAAATGTCAAACTATCTGTTCAAAGAGAATCGCAACCGGGATGAGGGAGGATAAATCTTTCAGTTAAAGACACAATTAATTAATAGTCTGGGCGCCATTTTATTGATCCCTTCGTTCCTGTGCGAACCAGATATGTGATCGTGTCCTGAAGTAGATGTGATTTTATTGATTTGGGCCTTCTGAAATTAATCTCGGCCCTTTTCCCACGTATTCAATTATATGAATTGAATAGAATGTGTGGAGTAGGAAAGATCGACATTTTGAACGGAAGCAGCTTTTGATTCAATAATTAAAAATTGATGGTTACTATTCATACTATGCTGTGTTCTTTAAAAGTGGATGTCACCCGCCGGCGGCAGCCAAGTGTGCGTGTTAGAAGGTGTTCCTGACAGCACAAAAAGTCTGTTTGTTGTTCCGAGACATTATGAAAGTCGCGGTCTGTGTCAGTGGGCCCactgtgtgcgggtgtgtggaGTTATCTGTGTGCTTGTAATGATTAGCTGGGAGCTGCACTAATATCTGCTGTTTGCGTGCGTGCTTGCGTGCGTGTGATCTGCGTGATAACGAGGCTGTTGTTATGTTATGTCCTGGGAAAGGCCGCCTCTCCGGCCGGGCCTCTGGTTCAGGGGCCCGGGTCGCTCCGCGGTGGCTCCTGCTGTCACAGTGGCCTTCACTCGGGCTGATTTATAACCGCTTTTACACGAGGAGCTCCGACTCTCGGTTAATGTTTACCAGCGGTGGAGACATCGGGCTGCGAGGCAGGGCTCGCCAAATAAGCCtggtttcattatttaatctGAAATGTTTGCATAATCAGGCTTGTGGTTTCCCGGTGCTCACTGAACTTTGAAGGTTGTGAcggatttgaaaataaaaaagtacaTCAAATAAATGTTGTAATCCCATTTAGTAATAAAGTCAAGCCATTTATTTGCTTCCAAGTGTTGGTCATTTCTATAACTggaatgattgttttttttgaaTTATTTCCTCCTCGAATCAACGCTCAGCAACTATTTAGTAGCTCACCGCTGACCCCTTGTGGCCACTGTTCATTAGTGTGCCCCTGCCTGGGTGGGAGTGCAGGGTGGGCAAACAATAAGTCAGGGCTGAGAGAGCGATCAGGTGATGGGAGGTTTGATTTGATGGTCTTCCGGCTTCCTGAGGTCCTCTTAGCAGAGCTGTGGTTCCTTTTCCCTTTCGTGGCTGTTTTCAGCACCCTGGACAGCTCCCATCGTTTCCAGACTgaaccagcagaaacaaaaatgcTTTATCACCATCAAAAGCATAAATAAAATGGAGTCTTCTGCTTATTACTAAATGTTTTCTTATAGTTTAAAAAAGCcaaataatttttatttttacggTTTCCCTTTTGGACacatgctgttgttgctgctgttgtcgtTGTGCTGTTATCTAGCATATTTTGCCCTTAGTTGCTCGCACTTGTCCTCTAACTGCTGTGTCCCGTCCCTGAATTGTCCAAAGCATGCAAGCGCAAGGAGCAGGACCACGGACGGAGCGAGCGGGGGAACGTGAGCAAGAAGCCCCGGCTGGTGTTCACGGACGTTCAGAGGCGGACTCTCCATGCCATCTTCAAGGAGAACAAGCGTCCATCCAAAGAGCTCCAGGTCACCATCGCCCAGCAGCTGGGTCTGGAGCTGGCTACGGTCAGCAACTTCTTCATGAATGCACGCCGCAGGAGCCTTGATAAGTGGGTGGATGACGGCTCTGGTCACCCAGTCAACTCTGGGTCGAATGCCTGCACCAAAGCCTGAAGGACTGGTTTGACTAACTCATGGACAGACTCAACATCGGTGGAAAAGCTTTAAAACTAAAGACAAAGAGAAACTTAAAAAGACCTTTAAGCAACATTTTGCCCTTAAACCTGTACTATATTGATATTTATAGTATCCaaagatgaaaaaacaaaccaaagacTTCTTGTTTGACCTGCTTTGAAATGTTCATTTCAGCCACACGTTTATGTGTAACATACTGCAAAAAGACTACAGTCTTATccgaacacacaaacacaaactgtcaATGGTCTATAGCTTTACGACCCCCTTCACACAACCCCCACCCAGCATCAATCTGTCTTTCACCATCTTTATCTTTAATCTGTTTGGTTGGTTTAAATGATGGGTCCCTGAATGAAGGTTTAATCAGCCTATCGGCAGTCTGACCTACAGCTGTCCACAACTCTGAAAGACTGAAGGCGGTGCTCCGGCAGGATTGGCTAGTATGGGAAGCATCCCAACACGTAAATTGCTAAGCTCAAACCCAAATTTCagaacaaacccccccccccccacccccacatggTAGTGCTTTCTTCCAACATGCTGAAAAGTTGAACAATTTAAAGAGATACCAAAGCCTTTTATAGCCCCCAAAGCCAAGACATCAGCCACTTAGGAACCTGCTATAAAGTTGACCAAAGAGAATATTTTGTAGTTGATAATCTTGAGAGTGTTTTACCTCATTTCCTTCCTGAAACTGACTGTTAGTTCTGAGCCACAGAGGAGGATGTTATGAGACACGATCCAGCGAAGAGTTGCAGCTAAACATGTCACAAACATGAGAATTAGTGAGGACATTTGCCTTAGAGACGCCTTCATGACCAACCTGGCTAATGGCCTGTGAGCGCACATGTGCTTGTTAAAGTGAGTTACATTAGCTTTAGCTGATACCTACAAATCAAGCTCAAGTTGATGTGTTCAGGTACAAGCGGCAGGCTTTCAAACAGTGTGGGGTCCCAACGTAGCGGTAGCTTGAGAGACAAAACGTGTGGCTGCTCTAATAATCTGCATTTGGCATCTCTTTGTTGTCATCGTGCTTCGTGAGTATTTGATCCTTATCGTCCCCGGGACGTACGATGGGTGCAGGGGACGATAACAATGACGGAATCAGCTTTGGGCGCTCACAGCCGCGTCAGCACACCACATCCATACGAAAGCGCCCCACCCAGCCTGTCGCCGAACCCCCCGCCCCTCACACCCAACCTCAACCAACCCCCTGCGAGCTATGCATTTCAGCAGTGGGAGGAAAGCACTACACAGGGTTCGCCCAGGGCGGCGGATCATTAAAAATATCGAGCTGGCCCCTTGCCGTCACCCTCCTCGATGACCGGGGCGAGCAGCTCTACATTCATCACAAACAGGCgctgaaggagagaggaggagagagggagggagagctgCTTCTTTATTCTGGAAGGGGAacgaaaccaaaaaaaaaaaaaagctgataagcaaaacaacaaaaaaatgtgTCAAGACCTGCTGGTGTTTTATAGTATGAACCAAAGATTCTACCTCACTCGAGTTCCACACATGATTTCTATCACTTTGACGATACCAAAGATAACCAAAGATTATTTCTCATTGCACGGCCTGCGTGAGTGGTGGTAAAAGATGTTGTCTgtctcccctcccccagcccctttttctcttttctcctccccatctctctcctctcctccctcatccccaccccccacccctccccataACCGCCTCCCCACCCGCGCTCAGCCCTATGTGCCCCTGCTATGCGTGCTCTTGT
Proteins encoded in this region:
- the onecut1 gene encoding hepatocyte nuclear factor 6 isoform X2, translating into MNAQLSMENIGDLHGVSHESVSGHGELLSVHSPHSRPTPRGLGHRTMGMATLLDSGDYHPGHPGHLHPAISMCEAPPGMSASSTYTTLTPLQPLPPISTVSDKFPPHHHHHHHPHHPHHPHPHQRIPGNVSGSFTLMREDRSLAPMNSLYPAYHHKDPCMGQSLSPLSGSGLASIHTSQAGIPPYAHPGAAIPGEKMLTPSGFEAHHPAMLGRHTEQHMSSSAGMVQINGLHHHPHAHLGAQGHGQGLGNGREQASGHGQQGGGGGVGVSGGQMEEVNTKEVAQRITTELKRYSIPQAIFAQRVLCRSQGTLSDLLRNPKPWSKLKSGRETFRRMWKWLQEPEFQRMSALRLAACKRKEQDHGRSERGNVSKKPRLVFTDVQRRTLHAIFKENKRPSKELQVTIAQQLGLELATVSNFFMNARRRSLDKWVDDGSGHPVNSGSNACTKA
- the onecut1 gene encoding hepatocyte nuclear factor 6 isoform X1: MNAQLSMENIGDLHGVSHESVSGHGELLSVHSPHSRPTPRGLGHRTMGMATLLDSGDYHPGHPGHLHPAISMCEAPPGMSASSTYTTLTPLQPLPPISTVSDKFPPHHHHHHHPHHPHHPHPHQRIPGNVSGSFTLMREDRSLAPMNSLYPAYHHKDPCMGQSLSPLSGSGLASIHTSQAGIPPYAHPGAAIPGEKMLTPSGFEAHHPAMLGRHTEQHMSSSAGMVQINGLHHHPHAHLGAQGHGQGLGNGREQASGHGQQGGGGGVGVSGGQMEEVNTKEVAQRITTELKRYSIPQAIFAQRVLCRSQGTLSDLLRNPKPWSKLKSGRETFRRMWKWLQEPEFQRMSALRLAGERSLACKRKEQDHGRSERGNVSKKPRLVFTDVQRRTLHAIFKENKRPSKELQVTIAQQLGLELATVSNFFMNARRRSLDKWVDDGSGHPVNSGSNACTKA